The Glycine soja cultivar W05 chromosome 6, ASM419377v2, whole genome shotgun sequence genome has a window encoding:
- the LOC114417207 gene encoding CASP-like protein 1C2 isoform X1 — translation MGKTRTACHLLLRFLVFLATFAAVILMATSHETATIFTVTFEAKYTNSPAFKYFVTAYSVITVYGFLVLFLPAKSLLWKLVVALDLLFTMLVVSSFSASLAIAQVGKKGNSDAGWLPICGSVPKYCDQVTRALIAGFIAMIIYIILLLHSINTVIDPLLLRQS, via the exons ATGGGCAAGACTAGGACGGCATGCCATCTTCTGTTAAGGTTCTTGGTCTTCTTGGCAACGTTTGCAGCGGTGATTTTGATGGCTACTAGCCATGAGACAGCTACCATCTTCACAGTGACCTTTGAAGCAAAATACACCAATTCCCCTGCCTTCAA GTACTTTGTGACTGCATATTCTGTTATCACTGTCTATGGATTTTTGGTGCTCTTTCTTCCTGCAAAAAGCTTGCTATGGAAATTAGTGGTGGCCTTGGATTTG CTGTTCACCATGTTAGTCGTCTCAAGCTTCTCTGCATCTTTGGCTATAGCTCAGGTGGGAAAGAAAGGAAACAGTGATGCAGGTTGGCTACCAATATGTGGCTCAGTCCCCAAATATTGTGATCAAGTGACAAGAGCTTTAATAGCTGGTTTCATTGCAATGATTATATACATAATTCTTCTGTTGCATTCCATTAATACTGTCATAGACCCTCTCCTCTTGAGACAAAGTTGA
- the LOC114416357 gene encoding riboflavin synthase-like — protein sequence MSYVEEPNPKSHKCYRYPSGLLLGLLLLLLQSSPRRVFQHNIIPRIIATTTHNTSHLTSLKFNPLRAFLPLTSRPSTPVSLFIGIVEEMGTVKHLGTSPHGSFDLKITASTVLHGVNLGYSIAVNDTCLTVTEFDVKVFDFMVGPSPETLRKTSLSKLEPDTTVNLERAIIQSSRMDSREARTLYSASIELLETIDCFLAFQEIKELPRKIQ from the exons ATGTCTTATGTCGAAGAACCCAATCCCAAATCTCACAAATGCTATCGGTACCCATCAGGACTGTTATTAGGACTGCTATTGCTACTTCTTCAATCTTCACCGAGAAGAGTCTTCCAACACAACATCATCCCAAGAATAATCGCAACAACAACCCACAACACTTCCCATCTCACCTCTCTCAAATTCAACCCTCTACGCGCCTTCCTCCCCCTCACCTCACGCCCCTCCACCCCTGTATCCCTCTTCATCGGCATTGTGGAGGAAATGGGCACCGTCAAGCATCTTGGCACCTCCCCACATGGCAGCTTCGACCTCAAAATCACGGCTTCCACCGTCCTCCACGGTGTCAACCTTGGCTACAGCATCGCCGTCAACGATACGTGCCTCACCGTCACAGAATTCGACGTCAAAGTCTTCGACTTCATGGTGGGGCCGTCGCCGGAGACGCTTCGGAAAACCTCCCTCTCGAAATTAGAACCCGATACGACGGTGAACCTGGAGCGGGCGATTATCCAATCGAGTCGCATGG ATTCAAGAGAAGCAAGAACTCTATACTCAGCTTCAATAGAGCTCCTGGAAACTATTGATTGCTTCTTAGCCTTCCAAGAGATCAAGGAATTACCAAGAAAAATACAATAG
- the LOC114417207 gene encoding CASP-like protein 1C2 isoform X2 has product MTACHLLLRFLVFLATFAAVILMATSHETATIFTVTFEAKYTNSPAFKYFVTAYSVITVYGFLVLFLPAKSLLWKLVVALDLLFTMLVVSSFSASLAIAQVGKKGNSDAGWLPICGSVPKYCDQVTRALIAGFIAMIIYIILLLHSINTVIDPLLLRQS; this is encoded by the exons AT GACGGCATGCCATCTTCTGTTAAGGTTCTTGGTCTTCTTGGCAACGTTTGCAGCGGTGATTTTGATGGCTACTAGCCATGAGACAGCTACCATCTTCACAGTGACCTTTGAAGCAAAATACACCAATTCCCCTGCCTTCAA GTACTTTGTGACTGCATATTCTGTTATCACTGTCTATGGATTTTTGGTGCTCTTTCTTCCTGCAAAAAGCTTGCTATGGAAATTAGTGGTGGCCTTGGATTTG CTGTTCACCATGTTAGTCGTCTCAAGCTTCTCTGCATCTTTGGCTATAGCTCAGGTGGGAAAGAAAGGAAACAGTGATGCAGGTTGGCTACCAATATGTGGCTCAGTCCCCAAATATTGTGATCAAGTGACAAGAGCTTTAATAGCTGGTTTCATTGCAATGATTATATACATAATTCTTCTGTTGCATTCCATTAATACTGTCATAGACCCTCTCCTCTTGAGACAAAGTTGA